In Streptomyces dangxiongensis, one DNA window encodes the following:
- a CDS encoding M28 family peptidase — MTPDHTEPSPSATAEPESGGPGGGGAGRTAPGPVRRRPPWRARWASFLVAGLAVLVAVAGLAGVLTVPAPAPADAPAGAFSAGRAAATVEEISAAPHPVGSTEHDRVRDHLVAELSALGLRPEVRSTVSADTGNGAAMVARVENVYASLPGTAPTGRVLIVAHYDSAEVSPGASDDGIGVATIVEVARALTTGRAPRNDIGFLLTDAEEPGLMGARGFTAAGGGLGDPAGTVVLNLEARGTSGPVAMFETGKHAGALLPALTDRVPVATSLATAVYEILPQDSDFTVLRDAGATGLNFAVLDGSASYHTPLDSADRADRGSLQDMGSVVLAATRKLAAADLRQVRESSDATWFTLPGLLVRYPAALVLPLALLAAAGLTALLAFARRRGTVRLRTVAAVTAGVPGPLLLAAGTGYAAWEAMLLVRPHYAGFSLGAPYRGGPAAAGLALFAACLVPLWALRGRRRARGAVETALGVLVWFTLLALVTAVAVPGASYLFVWPALTGLAGVAAALRLPGDSPGAPALCALPLIPAAALMLPVAALLFSAVGLALASVPLVVVVLALLPAAPLLPGGRRLSKEPPAAEGRTDGQPTRTGGAPRRRRLLMPCAGLLLGVVLIVGGLAADGVDARRPSQVSLLYVLDADTGRALWASTGLGTHPWADRLVDEHHAHLEDGFPNLVRPEWRTGTAPAARVSRPTARVLSTERAGDTRTVRLRLGTEDGAASRLMLYADTTGTTVTEARVEGVHVPGGTNRPTATGPWKWGLIQVAPPADGVEVTLTVRGTAPLRLRLVAETPGLPAAALGEKPATVSWSADWSALTLAARAFTI, encoded by the coding sequence ATGACCCCCGACCACACCGAGCCCTCCCCGTCCGCCACGGCCGAGCCGGAGTCCGGTGGACCGGGCGGCGGCGGGGCGGGCCGGACAGCGCCGGGCCCGGTACGACGGCGGCCCCCGTGGCGGGCCCGGTGGGCGTCCTTCCTCGTCGCCGGCCTCGCCGTGCTCGTCGCCGTGGCCGGCCTCGCCGGGGTCCTCACCGTGCCCGCTCCCGCCCCGGCCGACGCCCCCGCGGGGGCGTTCTCCGCCGGGCGGGCCGCCGCCACCGTCGAGGAGATCTCCGCCGCCCCGCACCCCGTCGGCAGCACGGAGCACGACCGGGTACGGGACCACCTCGTCGCGGAGCTGAGCGCGCTGGGACTGCGCCCGGAGGTCCGGTCCACGGTCTCCGCCGACACCGGCAACGGGGCCGCCATGGTGGCCCGCGTGGAGAACGTGTACGCCTCCCTGCCGGGCACCGCGCCGACCGGCCGGGTCCTGATCGTGGCCCACTACGACTCCGCCGAGGTCAGCCCCGGCGCGTCCGATGACGGCATCGGCGTCGCCACGATCGTCGAGGTGGCGCGGGCCCTCACCACGGGAAGGGCCCCCCGCAACGACATCGGCTTCCTCCTCACCGACGCGGAGGAGCCCGGCCTCATGGGCGCCCGCGGCTTCACCGCCGCGGGCGGCGGACTCGGCGACCCGGCCGGGACCGTCGTCCTCAACCTAGAGGCCCGGGGCACCTCGGGCCCGGTGGCGATGTTCGAGACGGGCAAGCACGCGGGCGCGCTGCTGCCCGCCCTGACGGACCGCGTCCCCGTGGCGACCTCACTCGCCACCGCCGTCTACGAGATCCTGCCGCAGGACAGCGACTTCACCGTGCTCCGCGACGCCGGCGCCACCGGTCTCAACTTCGCGGTCCTGGACGGCTCCGCCTCCTACCACACCCCGCTGGACTCGGCCGACCGCGCGGACCGGGGCAGCCTCCAGGACATGGGGTCGGTCGTCCTCGCCGCCACGAGAAAGCTCGCGGCGGCCGACCTGCGACAGGTCCGCGAGAGCTCCGACGCCACCTGGTTCACCCTGCCGGGCCTCCTCGTCCGCTATCCGGCCGCGCTCGTGCTGCCGCTCGCGCTGCTCGCCGCCGCCGGGCTGACCGCCCTGCTCGCGTTCGCCCGGCGCCGCGGCACCGTACGGCTCCGGACCGTGGCGGCGGTCACGGCTGGCGTGCCGGGGCCGCTGCTGCTCGCGGCGGGCACCGGCTACGCCGCCTGGGAGGCGATGCTCCTGGTCCGGCCACACTACGCGGGCTTCAGCCTGGGCGCCCCGTACCGGGGCGGGCCCGCCGCCGCTGGTCTCGCCCTGTTCGCCGCCTGTCTGGTGCCGCTGTGGGCCCTGCGGGGCCGGCGCCGCGCCCGCGGGGCGGTGGAGACGGCGCTCGGGGTGCTCGTCTGGTTCACGCTGCTCGCCCTGGTCACCGCCGTCGCCGTGCCCGGCGCTTCGTACCTCTTCGTGTGGCCCGCCCTGACGGGCCTGGCGGGGGTGGCGGCGGCGCTGCGGCTGCCCGGGGACAGCCCGGGGGCGCCCGCGCTGTGCGCGCTGCCGCTCATCCCGGCGGCGGCGCTGATGCTGCCGGTCGCCGCGCTGCTGTTCTCCGCCGTGGGCCTCGCGCTCGCCTCGGTCCCGCTGGTCGTCGTGGTCCTCGCACTGCTCCCGGCCGCACCGCTGCTGCCCGGCGGGCGACGGCTTTCGAAGGAGCCGCCGGCCGCGGAAGGACGGACGGACGGACAGCCGACGCGAACCGGCGGGGCCCCTCGGCGCCGGCGTCTCCTCATGCCCTGCGCGGGGCTGCTCCTCGGCGTCGTGCTCATCGTGGGCGGCCTCGCGGCGGACGGCGTCGACGCCCGCCGCCCCAGTCAGGTGAGCCTGCTCTACGTACTGGACGCGGACACCGGCCGGGCCCTCTGGGCGAGCACGGGCCTGGGCACCCACCCCTGGGCCGACCGGCTGGTCGACGAGCACCACGCGCACCTCGAGGACGGTTTCCCGAACCTGGTCCGGCCCGAGTGGAGGACCGGCACCGCCCCGGCCGCGCGCGTGTCCCGGCCCACGGCACGGGTCCTGTCGACGGAACGCGCGGGTGACACCCGTACCGTACGCCTGCGGCTCGGCACCGAGGACGGCGCCGCCTCACGTCTGATGCTGTACGCGGACACCACGGGCACGACGGTGACCGAGGCCCGGGTGGAGGGCGTACATGTGCCGGGCGGCACCAACCGACCGACCGCCACGGGCCCGTGGAAGTGGGGCCTGATCCAGGTCGCCCCTCCGGCGGACGGCGTCGAGGTCACCCTCACGGTTCGGGGCACCGCCCCGCTGAGGCTCCGTCTGGTCGCGGAGACCCCGGGGCTGCCGGCCGCCGCGCTGGGCGAGAAGCCCGCCACCGTCAGCTGGTCGGCCGACTGGTCGGCGCTCACCCTGGCGGCACGGGCGTTCACGATCTGA
- a CDS encoding non-ribosomal peptide synthetase, giving the protein MNRRDELRRVLDDMTPAQRAKLARHLAQRREQRGETALPILPRTDGAGRFPASPGQERIYFLHELDPDARAYIMPVVVRLRGRLDETALAEALRAVVRRHEALRTGFEADPALGMVAQVVRPADGAAIELLTGTAREDELPRLMEELVRPRFGLAKDLLLRAALWRTEGTPGETPDGAWTLGLVLHHIVADGWSLGVLVKDLAAAYTALVTDGTGAALPSGPGAQYADFAAWQREWLAGDGPAPQRAYWRKALRGAPVLSVPGDRVPPAQRTFDGSSVPLPLPAPLEAALTRVGREEQATLFMVLLAAYAYVLHRWSGEDDVVVGTPVAGRGLPETETMFGFFVNTLALRVDLAGAGTFRELVRRVRDVCLEGFAHQDLPFEQVVQELDGDRKGGRSNLVNALLTLTNVPLGPLRLPGVEVVVPEQPRSGTDLDLSLEFTPVDGGGLEGWLIYSTDLFERSTAERIAGAVRQVLDTVAEAPAGLPLHAVPVMTDATREELLHRTSGRATAPYPGRPLADWFSDRVDEAPDRTALVVDAAGADPAACETLGYAELDARANRLAHWLRRSGLATEDRIGIYLDRGTELVTAILGVLKAGGVCVPLDPDHPEDRLAGLVDDCRPRFVLTDTERAGRFHALPGNGGPDVVALNALGTALDAEPATRPEVPIAPMGAAYMLYTSGSTGRPKGVVLTHHGLGNRLRGMCDALAFTPDDTVLHKSTINSDPALWELLVPLFSGARVVLALPGRNTEPAYVHDVLARHRVTACDFVPSLLHPVLARPGFAEAAADLRVLLSGGEELPPDLATRILTLVPGVELYNCYGPTEASLDVAVQRVTLPVTGPVPIGAPVTGAELYVLDERGRLQPPGVPGELLIGGVQISRGYLGMPGRTAASHVPHPFRAGERLYRTGDLARWRSDGALDYLGRIDRQVKIRGYRVEPGEVETALRAHPAVDQAAVAARPRPEGGHVLAAYLTLVPGTADAPAPEALRRHLAGRLPTPMLPSSFTVLDDLPRNANGKTDLLRLPAPAEAASRRADRVSPSGPLETVLAGIWAQTLGQAELGVEDDFFDLGGHSLMATLVVSQVRELFRVELPLHFFIQAPTIAALARMVRAQGIEAGVDTDRVAELVLQVQRMSSGEVTAQLRD; this is encoded by the coding sequence ATGAATCGCCGGGACGAACTGCGGCGTGTCCTCGACGACATGACGCCTGCCCAGCGGGCGAAACTCGCCCGCCACCTCGCGCAGCGCCGGGAACAGCGGGGCGAGACCGCCCTTCCGATACTGCCCCGCACCGACGGCGCCGGACGCTTCCCGGCCTCCCCCGGCCAGGAACGCATCTACTTCCTCCACGAACTCGACCCGGACGCCCGGGCCTACATCATGCCGGTCGTCGTCCGGCTGCGCGGCCGGCTCGACGAGACGGCCCTGGCCGAGGCGCTGCGGGCGGTGGTGCGCCGCCATGAGGCGCTGCGCACCGGCTTCGAGGCCGACCCGGCCCTCGGCATGGTCGCACAGGTCGTCCGGCCCGCCGACGGGGCCGCGATCGAGCTCCTGACGGGGACGGCACGGGAGGACGAACTCCCCCGGCTCATGGAGGAGCTGGTCCGGCCCCGCTTCGGCCTGGCGAAGGACCTGCTGCTGCGGGCCGCGCTGTGGCGGACGGAGGGCACCCCCGGCGAGACTCCGGATGGGGCCTGGACCCTCGGGCTCGTCCTGCACCACATCGTCGCCGACGGCTGGTCCCTCGGTGTGCTCGTGAAAGACCTCGCCGCCGCCTACACGGCCCTGGTCACGGACGGAACCGGCGCGGCGCTGCCGTCCGGACCCGGCGCGCAGTACGCGGACTTCGCCGCCTGGCAGCGGGAGTGGCTCGCCGGTGACGGGCCCGCGCCCCAGCGCGCGTACTGGCGCAAGGCGCTCCGGGGCGCGCCCGTGCTGAGTGTCCCGGGCGACCGGGTCCCCCCGGCGCAGCGGACCTTCGACGGCTCCTCGGTTCCGCTGCCCCTGCCCGCACCGCTGGAAGCCGCGCTGACCCGGGTCGGCCGCGAGGAACAGGCCACGCTCTTCATGGTGCTGCTCGCCGCGTACGCGTACGTGCTGCACCGATGGTCCGGCGAGGACGACGTCGTCGTCGGCACCCCGGTCGCCGGTCGCGGACTGCCGGAGACCGAGACCATGTTCGGCTTCTTCGTGAACACACTCGCCCTGCGGGTGGACCTCGCCGGGGCCGGCACCTTCCGGGAGCTGGTGCGCCGGGTCCGCGACGTGTGCCTCGAGGGCTTCGCCCACCAGGACCTGCCCTTCGAGCAGGTCGTCCAGGAACTCGACGGCGACCGGAAGGGCGGCCGCTCGAACCTGGTCAACGCCCTGCTCACGCTGACGAACGTGCCACTCGGACCGCTGCGGCTGCCCGGAGTGGAGGTCGTCGTCCCCGAGCAGCCTCGCTCCGGCACCGATCTCGATCTGAGCCTGGAGTTCACCCCCGTCGACGGCGGCGGCCTGGAGGGCTGGCTGATCTACTCGACCGACCTGTTCGAGCGGTCCACCGCCGAGCGGATCGCCGGGGCCGTCCGCCAGGTGCTCGACACCGTCGCCGAGGCCCCCGCCGGGCTTCCCCTGCACGCGGTCCCCGTGATGACCGACGCCACCCGCGAAGAGCTGCTCCACCGCACCAGCGGCCGCGCCACCGCCCCGTACCCGGGCCGGCCACTCGCCGACTGGTTCAGCGACCGCGTCGACGAGGCCCCGGACCGCACCGCCCTGGTGGTGGACGCCGCGGGCGCCGACCCCGCCGCCTGCGAGACTCTCGGCTACGCGGAGCTGGACGCCCGCGCCAACCGACTCGCCCACTGGCTGCGGCGTAGCGGCCTCGCCACGGAGGACCGGATCGGCATCTACCTGGACCGGGGAACGGAGCTGGTCACCGCGATCCTCGGCGTCCTCAAGGCCGGCGGCGTGTGTGTCCCGCTCGACCCCGACCACCCCGAGGACCGGCTCGCGGGCCTGGTCGACGACTGCCGGCCCCGGTTCGTCCTCACCGATACCGAACGTGCCGGGCGTTTCCACGCCCTGCCCGGCAACGGCGGCCCCGACGTCGTCGCCCTGAACGCGCTCGGCACCGCCCTGGACGCCGAGCCCGCGACCCGGCCCGAGGTGCCGATCGCACCCATGGGCGCCGCGTACATGCTCTACACCTCCGGCTCCACGGGCCGCCCCAAGGGCGTCGTCCTCACCCACCACGGCCTCGGCAACCGGTTGCGCGGCATGTGCGACGCGCTCGCCTTCACCCCCGACGACACCGTCCTGCACAAGAGCACCATCAACTCCGACCCCGCCCTGTGGGAGCTGCTCGTCCCCCTGTTCTCCGGGGCCCGGGTCGTGCTCGCCCTGCCGGGCCGCAACACCGAACCGGCCTATGTGCACGATGTCCTGGCCCGCCACCGGGTCACCGCCTGCGACTTCGTCCCCTCGCTGCTGCACCCCGTGCTCGCCCGGCCCGGCTTCGCCGAGGCCGCCGCCGACCTGCGCGTCCTGCTGTCCGGCGGCGAGGAACTTCCCCCGGACCTGGCCACGAGAATCCTCACACTGGTTCCCGGGGTCGAACTGTACAACTGCTACGGGCCGACCGAGGCCAGCCTCGACGTCGCCGTGCAGCGGGTCACGCTCCCCGTGACCGGCCCGGTGCCGATCGGCGCCCCCGTCACCGGCGCGGAGCTGTACGTCCTGGACGAACGCGGCCGTCTCCAGCCACCCGGCGTCCCCGGCGAACTCCTGATCGGTGGCGTCCAGATCAGCCGCGGCTACCTCGGGATGCCCGGCCGGACAGCCGCCAGCCACGTGCCGCACCCGTTCCGCGCCGGCGAGCGGCTCTACCGCACCGGCGACCTCGCCCGCTGGCGGAGTGACGGCGCCCTCGACTACCTGGGCCGGATCGACCGTCAGGTCAAGATCCGCGGCTATCGGGTCGAACCGGGCGAGGTCGAGACCGCGCTCCGCGCCCACCCTGCCGTCGACCAAGCCGCCGTCGCGGCCCGGCCGCGCCCCGAGGGCGGACACGTACTCGCCGCCTACCTCACCCTCGTCCCCGGTACGGCGGACGCCCCGGCGCCCGAGGCGCTGCGCCGCCACCTCGCCGGCCGGCTGCCGACGCCGATGCTGCCGTCCTCTTTCACGGTCCTGGACGACCTCCCGCGCAACGCCAACGGCAAGACCGATCTGCTCAGGCTCCCCGCCCCCGCCGAGGCTGCCTCACGCCGGGCCGACCGGGTCTCGCCGAGCGGCCCGCTGGAGACGGTGCTCGCCGGCATCTGGGCGCAGACTCTCGGGCAGGCCGAACTCGGTGTCGAGGACGACTTCTTCGACCTCGGCGGACACTCCCTGATGGCCACGCTCGTGGTCTCCCAGGTCCGCGAGCTGTTCCGCGTCGAGTTGCCCCTGCACTTCTTCATCCAGGCGCCCACGATCGCCGCGCTCGCGCGGATGGTGCGCGCCCAGGGCATCGAGGCGGGGGTCGACACCGACCGCGTCGCCGAACTCGTGCTCCAGGTCCAGCGGATGTCCTCCGGCGAGGTCACCGCCCAGTTGCGGGACTGA
- a CDS encoding glutamine synthetase family protein — protein sequence MARRRGMLTPAELKARVAAGEIDTVVLAFTDMQGRLQGKRFSAEFFLDDVLAHGAEGCDYLLAVDVEMRTVEGYANSSWEQGYGDFRLLPDLSTLRLIPWQPGTALALADLALPDGPPVAVSPRQILKAQTDRLAVRGLRAMVGTELEFVLYQDSYDEAWQRGYRGLRPATGYNVDYSVLGTSRTEPLLRRVRTEMAGAGMYVEASKGECNLGQHEVTFRYADALTTCDNHTLYKTGAKEIAAQEGHSITFMAKPDEREGNSCHIHISLRGEDGEPVFAGDRPYGLSRIGEMFLAGQLAAVRDLTLLFAPTVNAYKRYQPGSFAPTAVTWGVDNRTCALRLAGHGSSLRIEHRVPGGDVNPYLAVAGLIAAGLDGIDRGLSLDEPFQGNAYASDAPRVPGALREALALWESAELPVAAFGEPVVRHYAHMARTEVAAFDAAVTDWELRRGFERL from the coding sequence ATGGCACGCCGACGCGGCATGCTGACCCCGGCCGAACTCAAGGCCCGCGTGGCCGCGGGCGAGATCGACACCGTCGTCCTGGCCTTCACCGACATGCAGGGCCGACTCCAGGGGAAGCGGTTCTCCGCCGAGTTCTTCCTCGACGACGTGCTCGCCCACGGGGCCGAGGGCTGCGACTACCTGCTCGCCGTCGATGTCGAGATGCGGACCGTCGAGGGCTACGCGAACTCCTCCTGGGAGCAGGGGTACGGGGACTTCCGGCTGCTGCCCGACCTCTCCACCCTGCGGCTGATCCCCTGGCAGCCCGGCACCGCCCTCGCGCTCGCCGATCTCGCCCTGCCCGACGGCCCGCCCGTCGCCGTCTCGCCCCGCCAGATCCTGAAGGCGCAGACCGACCGTCTCGCCGTGCGGGGGCTGCGGGCGATGGTCGGCACCGAGCTGGAGTTCGTGCTGTACCAGGACTCGTACGACGAGGCGTGGCAGCGCGGGTACCGGGGGCTGCGCCCGGCCACCGGCTACAACGTCGACTACTCCGTCCTCGGCACGTCCAGGACCGAGCCGCTGCTGCGCCGCGTCCGTACCGAGATGGCCGGGGCGGGCATGTACGTGGAGGCGTCCAAGGGCGAGTGCAACCTCGGCCAGCACGAGGTGACCTTCCGGTACGCCGACGCCCTGACCACCTGTGACAACCACACGCTCTACAAGACGGGCGCCAAGGAGATCGCCGCGCAGGAGGGGCACAGCATCACCTTCATGGCCAAGCCCGACGAGCGCGAGGGCAACTCGTGCCACATCCATATCTCGCTGCGCGGCGAGGACGGCGAACCCGTGTTCGCGGGTGACCGACCGTACGGGCTTTCGCGGATCGGCGAGATGTTCCTCGCGGGGCAGCTCGCCGCCGTTCGCGACCTCACCCTCCTCTTCGCGCCCACCGTCAACGCCTACAAGCGCTACCAGCCCGGCAGTTTCGCCCCCACCGCCGTGACCTGGGGCGTCGACAACCGGACCTGTGCCCTGCGGCTCGCCGGGCACGGCTCCTCGCTGCGGATCGAGCACCGTGTCCCGGGCGGCGACGTCAATCCGTACCTCGCCGTCGCTGGGCTCATCGCGGCAGGGCTTGACGGGATCGACCGCGGGCTCTCCCTGGACGAGCCCTTCCAGGGCAACGCCTACGCGTCCGACGCGCCCCGGGTGCCGGGCGCGCTGCGGGAGGCGCTCGCCCTGTGGGAGTCGGCGGAGCTGCCCGTGGCGGCTTTCGGCGAGCCGGTGGTGCGGCACTACGCACACATGGCCCGGACCGAGGTGGCCGCCTTCGACGCCGCCGTGACCGACTGGGAGCTGCGCCGAGGCTTCGAGCGGTTGTGA
- a CDS encoding MFS transporter: MTSGRFAPGFRRLWAATFVSGLGDGSRLAALAVLAATLTDDPLEVALVTVAARVPWVLVGPFSGALSDLLPLWRTMWLCDVARAAVMALLVGLLLTGHASIPVLVGVSFVLSSIETLAENLAQAAVPEVTGTAPLETANSRIMGGQLVATEFLGAPLGTALFVLTAALPFAVDAVTFALAAVLVMTVRPAHASARERPEAARPGEVWRGAAEGARWLWRHRTLRTMCLLVGVLNFCIVAVMGIAVLYAVKILHITPGAYGTALVVIGAGGLAGVLLAPRCVAALGRGGTLKLAFGLCPVPFLIAGLASHPLLAGGGLPLVGASVSLATVVTTSVRQEVIPPLLFGRVNGAYRLIVNGLSPVGGFVGGVVAGAFGLRAPFLLSGAALTVAAVVALRGRFATGTGPPTGAARKKPAATRQNGRKA; this comes from the coding sequence ATGACTTCCGGACGATTCGCACCCGGCTTCCGCCGCCTGTGGGCGGCGACCTTCGTCTCGGGGCTCGGCGACGGCTCCCGGCTGGCCGCGCTCGCTGTCCTCGCGGCGACCCTCACAGACGATCCGCTGGAGGTCGCCCTCGTCACCGTCGCCGCCCGTGTGCCCTGGGTCCTCGTCGGGCCTTTCTCGGGGGCCCTCTCCGATCTGCTGCCACTGTGGCGCACGATGTGGCTGTGCGACGTGGCACGGGCGGCGGTGATGGCTCTCCTCGTCGGGCTGCTGCTCACCGGACACGCCTCCATCCCGGTCCTGGTGGGCGTGTCCTTCGTCCTCAGCTCGATCGAGACGCTCGCCGAGAACCTGGCGCAGGCCGCCGTCCCCGAGGTGACCGGCACGGCCCCGCTGGAGACCGCCAACAGCCGGATCATGGGCGGCCAGCTCGTCGCCACCGAGTTTCTCGGCGCCCCGCTCGGCACTGCCCTGTTCGTGCTGACGGCGGCGCTTCCCTTCGCCGTCGACGCCGTCACCTTCGCGCTCGCCGCCGTGCTCGTGATGACCGTACGGCCCGCCCACGCCTCCGCCCGGGAGCGACCGGAGGCGGCCCGGCCCGGCGAGGTGTGGCGGGGCGCGGCCGAGGGCGCGCGCTGGCTGTGGCGCCACCGCACCCTGCGCACGATGTGCTTGCTGGTCGGCGTGCTGAACTTCTGCATCGTCGCGGTCATGGGCATCGCCGTGCTGTACGCGGTGAAGATCCTGCACATCACGCCCGGGGCGTACGGGACGGCGCTCGTGGTCATCGGCGCGGGCGGTCTCGCGGGGGTGCTGCTCGCGCCCCGGTGTGTCGCGGCACTCGGCCGTGGCGGCACGCTCAAGCTGGCCTTCGGGCTGTGTCCGGTCCCCTTCCTGATCGCCGGTCTCGCCTCCCACCCCCTGCTGGCGGGCGGCGGACTGCCCCTGGTCGGCGCGAGTGTGTCGTTGGCGACGGTGGTCACCACCTCGGTACGCCAGGAGGTCATCCCGCCGCTGCTGTTCGGCCGGGTCAACGGCGCGTACCGGCTCATCGTGAACGGTCTCTCCCCGGTCGGCGGATTCGTCGGCGGCGTCGTCGCCGGCGCCTTCGGGCTGCGTGCCCCGTTCCTGCTTTCCGGAGCCGCCCTGACCGTGGCCGCGGTGGTCGCCCTACGGGGCCGCTTCGCGACCGGGACCGGGCCCCCCACCGGTGCCGCCCGAAAGAAGCCCGCCGCGACACGGCAGAACGGGAGAAAAGCATGA
- a CDS encoding SDR family oxidoreductase gives MSGRLEGRKVLVTGAARGVGRACATAFAAEGADLALVDIAADIPGVPYPLASPSQLDHTAALCRAAGASVLVLTADVREPADVDRVVAETTGRFGDIDVLVNNAGIVGPSGRIVHEVTEEDWAVMLAVNLTAPWRLTKAVGAAMVRNRGGSIVNIASTAGLVGYRNFAGYVASKHGLVGLTKAAALDYAPYRVRVNAVCPGSIRDGGPNEGVMLAEIGRSLGITPSEQEDAFLTQQPTNALVEAESVAAAALWLASDEARHATGSVITVDGGYSIR, from the coding sequence ATGAGCGGGCGCCTGGAGGGCAGGAAGGTCCTCGTGACCGGCGCGGCCCGGGGTGTCGGCCGGGCCTGTGCCACGGCCTTCGCGGCCGAGGGGGCCGATCTGGCCCTGGTCGACATCGCGGCCGACATCCCCGGGGTGCCGTACCCGCTCGCCTCGCCCAGCCAGCTCGACCACACGGCGGCGCTCTGCCGCGCGGCGGGCGCCTCCGTCCTCGTCCTGACCGCGGACGTCCGCGAACCGGCCGACGTGGACCGGGTGGTGGCCGAGACCACCGGGCGGTTCGGCGACATCGACGTCCTCGTCAACAACGCAGGGATCGTCGGCCCGTCGGGCCGGATCGTCCACGAGGTCACGGAAGAGGACTGGGCCGTGATGCTGGCGGTCAACCTCACCGCGCCCTGGCGGCTGACCAAGGCGGTGGGTGCGGCCATGGTCCGCAACCGCGGCGGCAGCATCGTGAACATCGCCTCCACGGCCGGGCTCGTCGGCTACCGCAACTTCGCGGGGTACGTGGCCTCCAAGCACGGTCTGGTCGGACTGACCAAGGCCGCCGCGCTCGACTACGCGCCCTACCGGGTCCGGGTCAACGCGGTGTGTCCCGGCTCCATCCGGGACGGTGGGCCGAACGAGGGCGTGATGCTCGCCGAGATCGGGCGCAGCCTGGGCATCACTCCCTCCGAGCAGGAGGACGCGTTCCTCACCCAGCAGCCCACGAACGCGCTGGTGGAGGCGGAGAGCGTGGCCGCAGCCGCGCTATGGCTTGCCTCCGACGAGGCGCGGCACGCCACGGGCAGCGTCATCACGGTCGACGGCGGCTACAGCATCCGCTGA
- a CDS encoding thioesterase II family protein, with protein sequence MPSTTILCFPPAGAGPSFFRPWTAHGTDLRIEPVEIPGREKRFGEPEHTDMDALLKVIVPELLATVAGSERVVLFGHSFGAVLAYEAARTMLEREPGLGLTLVASGSTRPGVARGGRITGLPDDEFVEGVQQIAGYRHPALDEPELRELLLPPLRADVAMHEGHVHDESTPPLSVPVVAVRGADDEMVSAEQAGAWREITTGRFRMTEIEGGHMYLVDAWRPLLDLIAGLPDAPEPSA encoded by the coding sequence ATGCCGAGCACCACCATCCTGTGCTTCCCGCCCGCCGGCGCGGGGCCGAGCTTCTTCAGGCCGTGGACCGCGCACGGGACGGACCTCCGGATCGAGCCGGTGGAGATCCCGGGCCGGGAGAAGCGCTTCGGCGAGCCCGAGCACACCGACATGGACGCCCTGCTCAAGGTCATCGTCCCCGAACTCCTCGCCACCGTCGCCGGATCGGAGCGGGTCGTGCTCTTCGGCCACAGCTTCGGCGCGGTGCTCGCGTACGAGGCGGCCCGGACCATGCTGGAGCGGGAGCCCGGCCTCGGTCTGACCCTCGTCGCCAGCGGCTCCACCCGCCCGGGCGTGGCACGCGGCGGCCGGATCACCGGGCTGCCCGACGACGAGTTCGTCGAGGGCGTCCAGCAGATCGCCGGCTACCGCCATCCGGCTCTGGACGAACCCGAGTTGCGCGAGCTGCTGCTGCCGCCGCTGCGGGCGGACGTGGCGATGCACGAGGGCCATGTGCACGACGAAAGCACCCCACCGCTGTCCGTTCCCGTCGTCGCGGTGCGCGGCGCCGACGACGAGATGGTCTCCGCCGAACAGGCCGGTGCGTGGCGGGAGATCACCACGGGCCGGTTCCGGATGACGGAGATCGAGGGCGGGCACATGTACCTGGTCGACGCCTGGCGACCGCTGCTCGACCTGATCGCCGGGCTGCCGGACGCCCCGGAACCTTCGGCATGA